AGTTTGGCGAGAGCCGACTCCTTCGTCACCGATTGCCCGTTGTCGTACCGACTGGCGGCCTTGTGGGTCAACAGTCGGGCACGCTCGGTTTTGCGGTGCATGTTGACGAGTTTGTCCCGGATCGCGTCGAACTTACAGATCGGTTTACCGAACTGTTCGCGCTCTTTACTGTACGCGTGGGCGTGTTCGTAAGCCCCCTGGGCGAGCCCCGTCGAGATGGCCGCGATGGAGATTCGGCCGCCATCGAGGGTCTTCTTCGTCTGGTCCCAGCCCTCGCCGACCTCGCCGAGGAGGCGCTCCTCGGGGATGCGAACGTCGTCGAGGGAGATCTCGCAGGTCGGGGAGGCGTTGAGCCCCATCTTGTCCCACACCGTCGTCACCTCGAAACCGTCGTCCGCCTCGGGGTCGACGATGAACGTCGAGATGCCGTCGTAGCCCGCCCCGGGGTCCGTCACGGCCTTCACGAGCACCGAACCCGCGACGCTCGCGTTCGTGATGAACTGTTTGGTGCCGTTGAGCACCCACTCGTCGCCCTCTTTCACGGCTCGAGTGTCCATATCCGACGCGTCGGAGCCGCTGCCGGGCTCGGTGAGCGCCCAGCCACCGAGGTACTCGCCCTCCGCGAGCGGGCGAAGCCAGCGCTCTTTCTGTTCCTCGGTACCGAACAGCTCGAGCGGTTTCGAGGCGAGCGAGGTGTGTGCGACGTAGGAGAGCGCGATCGAGCCCGACACCCGGCCGAGCTCTTCGGCGACCACGGCGTACATTAGCGTGTCGCCGCCGAGTCCGCCGTACTCCTCGGAGATGGGGACGCCCATCACGTCGAGTTCGCCGAGTTGGGCGAAGATTTCCTCGGGGAAGCGGTGTTCGTCCTCGATCTCCTGGGCGATCGGCTCGATTTCCTCTTCGCAAAACTCCCGGACGGTGTCCCGGATCATCCGGTGCTCGTCGGGCAGATCGAACTCCATGCGCAATACTTGCCGACCGGTGAAATAAACGCTCCGAAGACCAGTTGGTCGGCGGACGTCGTGGGTTACCAGCCGCGGTCGCGGTCCTGGTCCTGGTCCTCGTCGTCGTCACGTCCGCTGTCGAGCCGCCCGGTGTCGTCCTCACTTTCGCTGTCGAACCGCCAGCCGTCGTCGGCATCGTCGTCCCACGAACCCGAGTCGTTCCAGTCGTCGCCGTCGGGTCCGCCACTCGACCCGGAGCCGGGGCCAACCGGTCCGCCCGCCCGAACCGCGCTCCGGCGCTCGGGGATCAGATCGAGGTCCGGGCTCGTGTCACCGAGCAGGAGGAAGCCGTAGTACCGGAAGTACGAGTCGATGGGAACGCGAAGCACGAGCGTAGCCAGGAAGATACAGAGGAGGCCGACGACGGCGACGACGGCCGCGAGGTAGAGAGCCGGGCCGCCGACGACGACGAAGATTGCCCCCACGATCACGAACGGAATCGCGACGACCACGGCGACGATGGCAGCCAGGATCCCGTAGCCGAAGCTCACCACGAGCTGCAAGATCCACACCAGGATCACGTAGACCGCGTACTCCGCCAGGTTCGAGCGGAGCGTCGGCAGGAACCGGCTCCAGGAGGCAAGCACCCCGCGGTCCTCGAGTACCATGATCTGGGTGACGAAGATCGTGGTGAAGCGATTGACGAGCGCGTACGCGAGCCCCAGGACGATCGCGCCGAAGACGTACAGGGCGCCGAGGGCGGCGAGTCCCGCCGAGAACTCGGTCGCGCTCGCCACCACGAACCAGATCGGGACGAGGAGGGGAACGAGTACCGCGAGCAGCAAGGCGAGTCGAAAGCCGAACAGCCGCAGGCCGTCCCCGAGGTGGCTCCGTGTGTACCGCCTGACCTGGACGGCGTCCGTTCGGAGCGATTCGATGAAGACGAACTCCATGATAGATCCGACGAGCACGTAGAGGAGCCAGAGGATTAGCAAGGCGACGACGAGGGCGGCGACGGCGTACAGCACCGTTTCGAACGGGGGACCGTCGCTGACTTGGGACTCGTATTCGGCCTCGAGATCCGCGAAGGAGTCGATTTCGGTCGCCCCCTCTGGCGCGGTGTCCGTGCCGGTCGAGGGTGCTCCCGGTCCACCGAAGGTAGCCCCACCGATGAAAAACAGGACGAGCGCCAGTTTGAGCCACGTGCTGGCGTCGATCGGCGTCAGTCGGTTTCGTGTGACGTCGATCGCATCGCCGAGATCGTCGATTGCGTACATGGTTTTCTGGAGCTACGTGTTGGGACTGTAAAATAGTGCCGTCATCGAGGCGAGGAAATCCGGTCTCACAGCGAACTGAGGACGGGGCCCGACAGGGGACGTGTGTTCGCCCCATCACGATCACGTCGGCGTCGTTTCGGTCCTCAATCCAAATGAGTCGACACTCGGCTCGCCCGAGCCGGTCACCGTGTTAGCCATCTTCGCCTCGAGCGATCTCCGGGTACTACCGACGAATCGGCTCTCGATCCCGATCTCGGTGGAGAGGACGGCACCGAGGTGCGGGGTCGGACCGCGGACACCGACCGCCCGGATCCGGCAATGACCCCTCTGGTCCAGGAAGCCTTCACGATCGCCGAAGCCGGGAGGCATTTATGATCGTCGCGTCTATATTTCCGGTATGGACATCCGCCAGCTCGCTCGCGGTACGGTCGAGTGGGATCGACTCGAACGAGTCGTCCGGACCCTGGCGGACCGATACGACCTCGCAGACGTTCGCGTCGACTTCTTCGAGGCCAACAACTGGCTCTCGACGCCGTGCGTGCTCGACGACGAGTACTTCGTCAAGATCGTCTCGCGACAGAACGCCCTCGTTCACGGACTGTTGACCACCGGGCGCAACGTCGGCGCGTTCTCCTCGGGAACGGAGGGTTTTTTCGACCGATTCGAGACGCCTCGCGAGATGGTCGAACACGAGTTCGAGGCGACCCGACGAATGCGCGAGATCGGTCTCAACGCACCGCGTCCGATCGACGCCTTCGAGGTCAACGGCCTCGGCGTCCTCGTCCTGGAGTACCTTCCCGACTTTCACTCGCTCGACGAACTCACGGACGAGGAGATCCGCGACGTTTCCTCGACGCTCTTCGGAATGCTCCGAACGCTCCACGACCACGGACTCGCCCACGGTGACCTCCGGGCGGAGAACGTCCTCCTGCTCGAGGGGGACCTCTACTTCATCGACGCGACGAGCGTGAACGAGGGTCGGATTCGCGAAACGAGAGCGTACGACCTCGCCTGTGCGCTCGCGATGCTCGAGCCGCGAATCGGGGCTCGAGCAGCCGTTGCCGCGGCCGCGAGCGTCTACGACGCGGAGACGCTGCTGTCGGCGCGGTCCTTCCTCGATTTCGTCAGGTTGCGCCCGGATCACGAGTTCGACTCGACGCAGTTGCGAAGCGAGGTCGAGAAGGTCGCCGACATCGGGTATCCCGGTGACGGCTGACGATCAGTCCAAGCTGAGCTCCGCCGCTCGAGATTCCTCCTGGCCGAATTCTGCCGCTCGAGAGCCGTCGGCGAGCGACCACCAGGTATCAACTGCCCGAACTCGTCGGCCTCGATGCACACTCGATCGGTCGCCTCGAGTAGCAGGCTTTTTCATACCGCTCGGCGAAAATATTGCCGAGCATGAGTCAAGACGACCCTTCGCAGACGTACGGCCACTACGTGGGTGGCGAGTGGACCGACGGAACCGGCGACGACACCTTCGGGAGCGAGAACCCGGCGACGGGCGAGACGCTCGCCGAATTCCACCGTGGAACCGAGAACGACGTCGACGCCGCGCTCGAGGCCGCCGACGAGGCGTTCGACGAGTGGCGAGAACTCTCCTACATCGACCGCGCGGAGTACCTCTGGGACATCTACCACGAGCTGCGCGACCGAACCGACGAACTCGCCGAGATCGTTACGAAAGAGTGCGGAAAGGAAATCTCCGAGGGCCGGGCGGACGTCGTCGAGGCCTACCACATGGTCGAGTGGGCCGCGGGCAACGCTCGTCACCCGCACGGGGACGTCGTCCCGAGCGAGGTCGGCGCGAAGGACGCCTACATGCGCCGCAAACCGCGGGGCGTCATTGGCTGTATCACGCCGTGGAACTTCCCGGTCGCCATCCCGTTCTGGCACATGGCCATCGCGCTGGTCGAGGGCAACACCGTCGTCTGGAAGCCCGCCGAGCAGACGCCGTGGTGCGGCCAGATCATCGCCGAGATGATGGAAGACGCCGGCGTCCCCGAGGGCGTCTTCAACATGGTGCAGGGCTTCGGCGACGCCG
This region of Natronosalvus halobius genomic DNA includes:
- a CDS encoding acyl-CoA dehydrogenase family protein yields the protein MEFDLPDEHRMIRDTVREFCEEEIEPIAQEIEDEHRFPEEIFAQLGELDVMGVPISEEYGGLGGDTLMYAVVAEELGRVSGSIALSYVAHTSLASKPLELFGTEEQKERWLRPLAEGEYLGGWALTEPGSGSDASDMDTRAVKEGDEWVLNGTKQFITNASVAGSVLVKAVTDPGAGYDGISTFIVDPEADDGFEVTTVWDKMGLNASPTCEISLDDVRIPEERLLGEVGEGWDQTKKTLDGGRISIAAISTGLAQGAYEHAHAYSKEREQFGKPICKFDAIRDKLVNMHRKTERARLLTHKAASRYDNGQSVTKESALAKLDASEAARKVAEDAVQVLGGYGYTTDFAPQRFYRDAKLMEIGEGTSEIQHLVIGREIGL
- a CDS encoding DUF7544 domain-containing protein — protein: MYAIDDLGDAIDVTRNRLTPIDASTWLKLALVLFFIGGATFGGPGAPSTGTDTAPEGATEIDSFADLEAEYESQVSDGPPFETVLYAVAALVVALLILWLLYVLVGSIMEFVFIESLRTDAVQVRRYTRSHLGDGLRLFGFRLALLLAVLVPLLVPIWFVVASATEFSAGLAALGALYVFGAIVLGLAYALVNRFTTIFVTQIMVLEDRGVLASWSRFLPTLRSNLAEYAVYVILVWILQLVVSFGYGILAAIVAVVVAIPFVIVGAIFVVVGGPALYLAAVVAVVGLLCIFLATLVLRVPIDSYFRYYGFLLLGDTSPDLDLIPERRSAVRAGGPVGPGSGSSGGPDGDDWNDSGSWDDDADDGWRFDSESEDDTGRLDSGRDDDEDQDQDRDRGW
- a CDS encoding RIO1 family regulatory kinase/ATPase — translated: MDIRQLARGTVEWDRLERVVRTLADRYDLADVRVDFFEANNWLSTPCVLDDEYFVKIVSRQNALVHGLLTTGRNVGAFSSGTEGFFDRFETPREMVEHEFEATRRMREIGLNAPRPIDAFEVNGLGVLVLEYLPDFHSLDELTDEEIRDVSSTLFGMLRTLHDHGLAHGDLRAENVLLLEGDLYFIDATSVNEGRIRETRAYDLACALAMLEPRIGARAAVAAAASVYDAETLLSARSFLDFVRLRPDHEFDSTQLRSEVEKVADIGYPGDG